Below is a genomic region from Brassica rapa cultivar Chiifu-401-42 chromosome A08, CAAS_Brap_v3.01, whole genome shotgun sequence.
TAAAGAGGCTCTGGACGGATCCAAAAACCCAGACATAAAAACCCAGCCATGAAACACAAACCTCACTCGAGCCACCAAGGAAGCGTGACAATGAAGAACTGCAGGGTAGAAATCTCATCTAAACTCCACGCGCCGTCGCTCTCATGGTCGGAACCCTAGATCTAGGAAAAAGCTGAGAGAAAATCCAGCGACCTGAAAGCGGGAGAGAGGATCGACGCTGGTCCTAGCGCTAACCTCAGAACACCGCCTCGGTACCAACAGATCTACTGCAGGAGCTCCAGCAAAGATACATACGGCACCAACCACCCACGTAGCCGACTCCACCGACAGTCCCTTGCACCAATCGTCGCCGTCACACCAGATCGACTACCGCGAGAACCAAACCACCGGATCTATCACGGATAGATGAGAAGTCTGAGGCGGAGAGGACAGATCCAGGGCTTTGGCAAGACCGAAGGGAGAAGGGAAAAGCCGATGAAGCAAAACAGAAAGAGAAGACACGAGCCTCCGACGACGACCTAGAAGGACCACCGCCGCCGGAGCAGGGAGGAGCGAGGCTGGCTGAAGCTGAAACTAGGTTAGAGAGATGGTGGAGAAAagtttttagagagagaaaaaagatcATTACAAATAATGTTATAGAGGTTGCAAGGATTTTTATCACTACAAACATTTGAAAGACTCAGCTTTCAGAATATTAAGATCTGAAACTGTTTGCTTCTCGATTTGAAGCTGGAAAACTTCAGAGAACTCCTTCAGTAAAGACTCATGAGCTACATCCATTAACCTCAAATCCCCAACCATTCCTTGTTCTTCTCCATCTCCAAGCAAACCCTTTATGCTCCCAACTTGCCTGTCTCTAATCCCACATGGAACTATCGAGTTAAACGGTGCTAAATCCGTTGTGACATTAAGAGCCAGACCATGATACGTTATCCATTTCGACACACGAATCCCTATGGCCGCCACCTTTTGGCTGCCTATACAAAACATTATCAAACCAAAAGAGATCAAAATACACTACACCCATCTAAAAGACTATGTAGGATGTTTGAGACATACCAACCCAAACACCAGTTAAACCATCAAGACGTGAAGCTTTGATGAAGAAAGCTGAGGAAAGAACACGGATGACAACCTCTTCAAGCGTCCTGAGGTACCAATGAAGATCCATCTCGTGGTTCCTAAGGTTGATTATAGGATACATAACTAGCTACATTGTTCAAAACAAATCACATTCTTTCTTTAGCTTCAAGAACTCATAAAGAAGTGTATTGGTGAGATTAGTTGTTACCTGACCAGGGCCATGGTAAGTGACTTCACCACCACGCTCAGTTCGATACACATCGAAAGGAGCGTCCTTTACGTCGAAGTTGAGATACTCCTCTGAGCTGCCAGTTCCCATTGTGTAGACAGGAGAGTGCTGTAATAGAATCAGAGTGTCTGGACAGTCTTGGTTTCTATCAAGCAATATTTGTTTCTCCTCGACAAGGCTTTTCTGCCATGTCCAAGCTTTATCGTATGGAACCAATTGGTTGTAGAGATCGAAACACTGACACCTGCAAAAATGTTGACTGTGATTGCACAGAAGGTGTTCGTGAAAATGCCTCAAACGAAAGAGGAAGTGAGTTGGAAAGATGGAAACTTTACTTTCTTGGGTTTACATGATTAGCTGCGTTGAAGATCTTGACAGATCTGGGTACTCTGTTTCTGTTGGTGTTGTTAGTACGAGGGTGGTGATGGAGACCAGAGATTAGTGTTTCTACTCGATGCAACGATTCCATAACACTCATATTTGTAACAAGTTTGATACTATTAGTTATAGAGGGTAAGAGAGAGTGGctttatatacttttttgtTCGGATATTCTTGCCTTCTTCACTGAGTTCCGTGTTCAGTTACTTTCTTCGTTGAAGAGTATGTTTACAGTGTTGGGTTTGATTCTTGTCCTTGATGAGAGAGAAGGAGTCCATGAGCATTTCATCACATTGGTCTTATGCCACCACACCGTCTATCACTCGGTCCCTGGTGGTTTTACCCTGCAAGTATTTGAGCTATTACCGAAATGTTGAGGGTGTAAGCGCAATTTAAAAAGGTCTAGGTTTAAATGTCATAAATTAAAAGTTTGGGGACGAAAAACAAATTTGTCTGCGGTTAAAAGTATAAGAAATTGAAAGTTCATACgggaagaaaaaacaaaaaaaaggagagCCTGTCAGACAACCGTGCGACCACCCTAGAGAGGTCAAGCCAGACTAGGTAGCGATCCTCTACAGCTTAGAGAGTCCGAAGACAATCGCAGCCGTTAATCACACTCAGATCGCACGGCCATGATTCATCAACCAGGGTTTAGGGACTGTCTCCTTAGAAATCAAGGATACAGAGGTACGAGCCTATAGAACAGATCCTGTTCAAGTAAGGTCGTGGCCAATGATGCTTTCTAGACATATATAAACAAGCTATAGTTTTTCTGTCTCTCCGATGTGGGACTTTTACTTCCTAACTTATTAGCTCCTTTTACGACACGTGTAATTAATTATTAGtaactgtttttttctttttaacttttataaagaCAAGTGGCTTTATCTTATGGTTTGGTCCATCATCATCCAATTGGGGTCGTCTTTCCTCTCTATGTAACTTTCTGGGCTAATACTTAATTGTTCGGAGTTTCTTCAGTGTTCAGGGACTGTAAAGGTGTAGACTTTACAAAGAAATATGCTGGTTTGGTTTGTCTGGGTTTTGCTCGTGGGTGATAATGTTTTAGACAGTGCTGGGTTTGATTCATGTCCTTGATGAGCTCGTCATTAGTCTTATCATCTTATGCCACTGCTTATCTTATCATACAATGAGATTTGTTCCTAGTGCGGGGAAGAAGGATagtaagagaagaagaagctggCAGAGGTTTTtcgttgatgatgatgatgtgaaTTGGCTTGGTTTGAGGGACAGCGACATTGTTGATGAGATGTCtgattaagagaagttggaGACTTGGAAGATACGAGCAGAGGCCGTTGTGGAGTTACGGGAAGTTCAGGAGGAGATTGGGGATAATGTTGATGGTGATGTGAGCAAGAAATGGGAGGATTTGATTGTGGATTCAGACGATAGTGTAGTTGGGTCTTGGAGCCGAGACTCTGCTGGTAGTGAGGGAAGTGAAGACCAATCAGAGCTTGATGAATTAACTTTTCTAGAGAGAGGGTTGGTTTAAATGGTGGGGCCGGGGTATGATATGGTTTTAGGAGTAGAAGAGGAAGATACTCTATACGAAGAAGACAAGACCGTGTTTTTGCTTATGCATCTTCCAAATCGGTGAGTTATGAGATAATCTCACTATGCAACATCTTTGCAGTTGTAGCATGTGTCTTATTACATGTGTTGTTGAGTCTAATGTTGAAGACTGATCAATGCTCATTGACATTGTAACTCTCTTTGCAGGCAACTTTTTTTAGCGGTATTGATCGTCATACCATGGGCACTGGACATTCTAGCCCATGATTATGTACTCATGCCCTTTTTAGACTGGTGATTTCTTCATTTACTACAGTTAAGTTCCCCAGGTTATTTCTCCATTTACATTGTGTTAGTCCCCAGTTTGATTGTTTGCTATGTGCCTTTGCTTACAGATATGTAAAGACTGTACCACTTGCTGCCAAGACGCTTGATGTGAGACGCAGTCAGAATCGTCTCCACCTCTTTCTGATGATGATTTATGGTGGGAGTTGCGGGGTATAGCATAAGATACAACGCCACAGTTCTAGTTGAAAACTCATCTTGATCTATATGAGACATAGCCTCACTATTGTTGTTTTGTGGTTCCTACCTTTGGTTTCTTCAACAGCTTGGAGCTGAAAGAGGAGTGGGAGATTAGAAAACCGGAAAGCATTTGCCAACATATGGTCTGATATGGTGTTTGGGATCTCgcttttttgttattttgtatgCCAAACAGAGTATAGTAAGCTTCTGTTTCCAACCTATAATGACATTCTAATTTCCATGTCAAGCTACTAGCTGTTAAGCCTACTTTGTTCACATGTGCTGTTTTTCGATAAACCTTTTCAGGTAGCCTTGTTAAAAGTTTACAGGATATCAGACACGGGGAAAGCATTTCTCATTATCCTTGTCACCGACATTTTCTTGGGGTAAATGTCCTATTATTTGCTTTAGTTAAGAGCACAACCACAAAAAATGAAGCTCGTAACAAGTGTTAAGAAAACCAAAGATATTATAGTTCTGGTAACCTTTTCATTAGAGATAAGAATGGCTTTATTGACAACCAGTTTATGTGTAGAGAAGGTATATAACTTAATGCTTCTTCTTGTAGGTACCAATTCTGAATCTGGAGTGGGAGACATTGTTAGAATTAATAATGGAACATTATGGTCTTGCAGTTGAGCAATCTACTATAACAGATTTACACCATTTTAAACCAAGTCAAGTACATATAGATTTACGCATAGATCATCCATGATATGCAAAAGCTAATGATAAAACATACTACTATACTAGGTAGCAGTTTGTTACTAAGCGTAGCATATTCACCATTACTTCACTAGACTTCTTAAGAGATGATACTGTAGCTTTCTTTGCATAAAAGGTGATATTCATTGATATACACCTGTAGTTGCCTCAATTTAGCATGGCGGATTTCAAGGGCCAGTTACAAGTTAAAACCTATAATAAGCATCATCTTTTATGATTTAATTGTATCATTAGTATACACCATTTGCTATGATAATAGTCAAAATCTGAAGCAGACAAATCCAAAAAGCACAAAATAGTGTCAGGAATTAAAAGCATACTTGTAATGGTGAATACGcgttaaatttgatttgatccGATATTTGCTTTCATTCAATCCAAAAAATCCGAATATCCGTAAAGTTTCAGAGCAAATCAAATGTTAAAAATCAATATTCGTTAAAAACAAAgcaaattacaaaatattaaaattttaaaaaccggATATTTGCTCCGAtaactatataaatacatatatattgattaaataTAGAGTTGTCAATGTAtgagtttatataatttttattttaacgtatggtttaataaattttatcacattattacttataaagtattaaaataaaaaataaatttttaatgatatttataactttttCTTAAGTTTGTCTTTCTTATAAGggtaaatctccaaaatagcacatttctaagtttatatcacaaaaatagcactcaaaaactaaaatgaccaaaatagcattttatcttttgaaaaatttaaattttttttatttttcaaaatttgaaatcttatccccaaaacctcacttttcaactctaaaacctaaactctaaactctaaaccctaaattcttaaccctaaaccccacctcttgagtgctatttttgtgacttttggccttgagtgctagtttgggaacaaaaacttgatttagtgctattttggtctttttctcttcttttataACTAGTTTAAAAATTTGCAAACATATAATTTCACtgcttcttttattttttaatttatatatcatgtaaaatattgcaaaaaaaaacaaattttattatgtttctaGATTATTTGTATTAACTAAAACGAAATGATATATCCATAAGTATTCGCAAATATCTGCAAATATTAACATAATTTTCTGGATATCCGTATTTTTTTGGAgtaaacaaatcaaaaaaaattaatatatatatacggaATAAATCATAGATACCTCTAAAAATCAAGATTATCTGATCCGTGTCCAGCCTACCTGTCCAAACAGAAAATGACTCCTTTGTTTTCTACTGCACTTAAAACAAAAACTGAAACAATAAATTGTAAAGTGAAAACATGACAAAATAAGGAAAAAATAGAGAGGAATGTCTGACTTATCTGACAGTCAGCAATTCCATGTGAGACCATCAGTAGCAGCCTTTGACCGAATCCTAGCCCTTCAAAGGCTTACGCAACATTTTCGTTACATAAACAGAAGTTTAATTTTGACtaggaaaatatatatttttatttattacgcCATCATAATTATCAAACCATGCACGATGTTCTGGATATTATGCgtcatcaatactattaaaagggaagaattttgaaaaaatctacctatgaaagttgtttggacctattatttttaaatttttttggactTACCCTGTATATTATAACAATAATTGACAGTCCTTTTATCCTATAGACGCCCGATTATTACTCTAACTATGCGAActgtatacattattatttatacataaCCACTAAAACCGATTGCTAAACCACCATACCCAAACAAAATACATTacatgaaccaaaaccaaagcaCAACCTATTATAACTGTTACGTTAACGAAATATTTATTTCCCTCACATACTACCATCGACTACAAAACACGTTACATGTAAGATACTACACTACATAGAAGCTTTATACAAGATTTGGATGtaagattatatgatttaaacaCTAAATTTCATTAGTGAAATAATCTTCaagattatatgattcaaacactaaatttcataattatgaaaagcaaaacaaaaccaaacccgcgcttttaagcgcgggtcaaaatctagtaactaTTGTTAAATCCTAAGAATTAAAGATTAAAATGCATTAGTTGACTATGATTCTATAAAAACCTCTTGATTGGTTTGATAAAAGAGAACAcagctcatcttcttctttcatcCGCCAAGATCGGATCCTATCCATCTCTCCTCCACCACCTTATCTCAACAAGTTAACACAATCCCAccaaacaaataacaaaaacatttttttattcttttcttagACAGAGAGGGAGATTTTGGGGGCTTgtgttcttctccttctcttcaTTGAAAgttgtcttttatttttatatttcttgttgGATTTTGTTTGGTTAGATGGGTAATGTGACATCGAATGTGGCGTCCAAGCTTGCCTTCTTCCCACCTGAGCCGGCTACATACACCGTAACGAATGATGAAGAGACCGGGAACCTGGTCTTCTCAGGAGTCTCGCCTGACATGAACATGGAAGTCCATCAGCTCAGCACAAAGCCAGGCAACAGAGTTGTGGCCACGTTCTGGAGACACCCTTTTGCTAGATTCACGCTTCTCTATTCTCATGGCAATGCAGCTGATCTTGGCCAAATGGTCGAGCTCTTCATCGAGCTGCGTGCTCATCTCCGCGTTAACATCATGaggtatataataataatacacaTTCAGATATCTAAAACCTTCTAATGTTTGTTGTTGTTAGATTCttgcatttaattttttttttgtgtgttttaaacaGTTATGACTATTCAGGGTATGGAGCATCAACAGGAAAGGTAAAAACATACAGAGatcatttatttatatttcaaaagtttaatgtggtttttgataattttgttGGTTTTTTGGTGGTATAGCCGTCTGAGTTCAACACATATCATGACATTGAGGCAGTGTACAATTGCTTGAGAGGCGATTACGGTATCAAGCAAGAGGAGGTGATTCTCTACGGACAGTCTGTAGGAAGTGGGCCAACGCTGCACATGGCTTCAAGGCTGAAGAGGCTGAGAGGAGTTGTTCTTCACAGCGCCATCCTCTCTGGCATTAGAGTCCTGTATCCTGTCAAAGTGACACTCTGGTTCGATATTTACAAAGTAAGCAAACACATAAAGAGGTTTCTTCATACTATGGTTCTGTATTTAATGTGTTTGTTC
It encodes:
- the LOC103834637 gene encoding octanoyltransferase LIP2p, chloroplastic, with protein sequence MSVMESLHRVETLISGLHHHPRTNNTNRNRVPRSVKIFNAANHVNPRKCQCFDLYNQLVPYDKAWTWQKSLVEEKQILLDRNQDCPDTLILLQHSPVYTMGTGSSEEYLNFDVKDAPFDVYRTERGGEVTYHGPGQLVMYPIINLRNHEMDLHWYLRTLEEVVIRVLSSAFFIKASRLDGLTGVWVGSQKVAAIGIRVSKWITYHGLALNVTTDLAPFNSIVPCGIRDRQVGSIKGLLGDGEEQGMVGDLRLMDVAHESLLKEFSEVFQLQIEKQTVSDLNILKAESFKCL
- the LOC103834639 gene encoding alpha/beta hydrolase domain-containing protein 17B translates to MGNVTSNVASKLAFFPPEPATYTVTNDEETGNLVFSGVSPDMNMEVHQLSTKPGNRVVATFWRHPFARFTLLYSHGNAADLGQMVELFIELRAHLRVNIMSYDYSGYGASTGKPSEFNTYHDIEAVYNCLRGDYGIKQEEVILYGQSVGSGPTLHMASRLKRLRGVVLHSAILSGIRVLYPVKVTLWFDIYKNIDKIRHVSSQVLVIHGTNDEIVDLSHGKRLWELAKEKYDPLWVKGGGHCNLETYPEYIQHLRKFINAMEKLSLTNPPSKQLANEPSISETKHNRCLRFRKR